AACTGGGTAATGACCGCCACCTGCTGGCAGTGAGAAGAGCTAAAACTAATTAGGGTCTCTTTAAGAAGCagaacttttaaactttttatcaCAATAAAGGCTGAAGTGGTTAGGCGATACTGAAACATCACTGTAACAACAAACGAGCGCGGCAGCAGCAACATCTTAAACGCTGGAACAGCCACCGTGATGACAGCAGATTAGAAAAGCATGGACTGCAGTGACTTGCGGACCGTAGCCATCTCCTGCTGTTGCTGTGGagaaacacaagaaaaatgGTGATAGTAAATGACACTGAACCACAATTGaagagcaaaataaataaatcaaactggaCACGGAGCAGCGAGTTTGTCCGCTGTTGGCGAGGAGCCAGAAATGTTTCTGTAAGGAAAACATGAAGAGGTCTTTCTTGAACTATGACGGTTGGATCTGTGCGTAATGAAACTGGATCATCAACAAGCTGAAGCTGTTGGGTTGAGCTGCAGAGAAGGAGCCTCTGACGGTCCAGCAAGCTGAAAGAGTCTCCTGCTTAGGTAGAGGTCGCTTAATACTGCCAGAATTAAACAGTGTTTAATATATTACTTATTATTATAgtgctgcttctttttttgggCGGttgcaaagattttttttccactcagctttccattaatattACAGAATACAACTTTATACGAGCAGCCAGATCCtgtctctctccatctctttcCTGTTTATCCATTATTCCTCCCTTGCTAAATGTTTCTGAGGACGGCTGCAATAAAAACTCCCACAGAGTCGGGTTACATAAAGgatgcatttgtttatttcacgtAGTGCCTTGGTTACTTCAATATACGGAGGACGTTTGCCTGATACAAATATAAGGAGGatcacgtctgtttaaactGGATTGTTCTAAACATTAAAGCTCAATGCAGCACGTTCTCAACTAGTAAACGGCTCTAAAGTCATTTTCAGAAGTCCtacaaaaacacagtttgttCTGACTGTCACAAATCACTAAAAgtctgttggaaacaaaaatccaccttcctgattCCATCACTGAAAAAAGATGCTGCGTTATTCTTGGAAAACGCATTTTTGTTGCCAGATGGACCCATAAATGGATCACaaacagatcccaaatgtagTAATTAATGGAAAGCTAAGTGGAAGAACCCTAACCCCCCCAGACCACATTTGTAGAGGAAGCACCTCTTTTTGCTTAGAGGTTTAATTTCCTCTGAGGTAAGAGAGCTATAAATACTGAAGTTAGCCTGTTTTCTCTCACTAATACTGAATAAATTAGTCCGGTAAATGAGAGCGAGCGGCGCGTCACGCTCAGAGGATTCGGCCCAAATCAGTCTCTCATAAACTGAATATCCCATTGAGGCAACTGCGTTAATTAGAGGATAAATCATTTTACACGTCGGGCATTactaagggcatgtatgggaaagagaAGAAGTATTTAACTTCAAATATTTATggccaaaaatataaaaaaaatatatttgatataATAGCAAATATATGGGCGAATAAATACCCtcacaaaaaacaactttataactaaaatgtaacaaaacacaCTGTGTCCATGAGAATCTTCTTCTGCAGGGTGGCCATCTCCTTCCTCAGCTCCTGCTGAGTTCCCTGCAGGAACATCTCGTGGTTCTTCTCCATGTCCTCCATGTTCTGGAGACGAAAAGCGAGAGCAACAGGTTTGTGTTTCATTTAAAGAGAACAACTGCCACTAAAATCCAAATCTTttaaaagacaatttaaaaagaCAATGCCTTTAACCTTTCTTCTGCCAATCTCTCTTCTGTCATTTTAATGGATATTTATTTGCTAATTTAACTAtaaagcacattaaaaaaaactgcaggttTGCCCAAAGCAACGTACAAAACAGAGCCAAGGAAGATACGGTTTAAGTAAATCAGAGCGGCAGAGGAGGCCTTCACAAGCCAACCGTGGGATTTTGAAATTAACTAAGTGATGCACAGGAAGCGAATAAAGGACAGCAGAGCTGAGATGCGCTCATGTCTGTGTGTGCTGGTTAAAACACGCTGAAGCTCTGCTGAACCCAGCAGAAAGTGCTGAGATTGCATGAAGTCGTGGATTATTCTCTCCAAGTTATTCCTTGACAAAACTcggcaaagttttttttaatttgccttAACTGGAAGAAACTGCACTGGtcagtttttaagtttttttttttttaaatctgagtcCATCATTGTTCCTAAATGTGTTACTATGCTGTTAGATGATTAAATCCGTAACATGCTTCACCTTCAAAAACTGCTCATAAAGCTCTCTGACAGCCttcagcttctggttctggacGACTCGGGCCTGCTGCAggattttcagctgctgccggAACAAGTTCTGCGAACAGAAACGTCAAAGTCTGAGTGTCTGTAATCCTGAACATCAGCAAAGTGTTTCTGTTAAATCGAACTGTCTTCGTTTCCCGTGGCTTCTCTCATTCAAGCCATCCCAAGCAGCAGTAAAATGAAAAGCGAAACGCTATCGGTACCATCACCTACAGACATATGGATGGTTTTTGtgccttaaaggtgcatagccacgttatttgacttttttaatttatacctGAGTAGCTCCGTCttgttgcatacaaagtttttatgaaatttgatcACGTCCTGATGGCGTATTAGTtcttattttggtgttttatgctttggttttgctcagtttgttagtaaataaagcctttcatgtttatttacgattttaacaGAAGTACATACTGTACATGCACAGCAGCaagggttaaaacaaggaagcggctaacggctattagcatttCCAGGCTAAACAAtaaagaatggtccaagatccagttaaaaaaaataaaaaaaatatgattccaagacaGAAAAGACTGCAATGTTTCTGGGAACACAGTAtaaatgttggtgttcactgtaGCTGACACTAAACCtgctgaggctcagatgtgatgtagagttgactgatgtgagtaaatgttctgatatgaggctcctaaagttgctgtagatcggtttatttaattaataacggtcgGTCTTTGATCACACCGTATTTGCCGCAGtaaagctgctgctttactgcgaggaatcgcagagggtcaggctcggttcGGCATTATTTAATATGGATTTATTAagtaagcaaaccggcattatgatagttctgcgatgttgtcactagatggcgccatgtctgtttatatctggtcatcACGCCCGGTGCTGGGTCTATTATCATccaaaggaccatcaaaacattatcaggaggGAAGCTTGGtgtatttaactttattttaccGTGATCAAAagttttttggtcttttatttaaagcatataatgtggctatgtacctttaagcaAACAGATCTCATGCAAAGTGCTCACAGATCATAAAAACCATAAAACCGAAGTcacaccattttttttccaagaaaaaaaGCGTTTGGCTTCTTATGATACGAGTGATTCAACttcttgtcttgttttttttttttttttcagtctgtagTGAAGAACAATGTAGAGGAAGTAAACACAACTGACATTGAActtctcctcctgctcctcggCTCGCTGAGCTTCAACCTCCCACTGCTGCAGCGCAGAAGAAACCTGCTGATGGTACTGCTGGGTCATCTTCTTCCTGCACAAACGGGTTTCAGTCAGAATACGACACAAATGCATTCTACTGCAGCACACGATGATAAAACCTGGAGAAAAGCACGTCTGCTGCTATTCTGACTTTAAAACGAAGAGTTGAGAACTATGtcataaatataaaagaaatgcTGAAATGAAAGTGGCTCGCTTTGTGCGGCTCTCCTCCAACTTTTCTCCAACCTCTGTCCATGATAGTTGGTCCACAGCTGCTCCAGTTTGTGCTGGCTTCCCTTCATGTAGTTCTTTGTCAGACACTCCAGGCGTTTCTTCTTGGCCTGCATCACTTTACTGATATCAGCTGcaaacaataataacaaataagacAGAAGCATTTTATATTTAGCGTTATTTGGATGCAAAATGTGTCTATTGTCCAGTAAGCTACAGTTAACCATCAGCAAGGCTTCAgttttattctataaatccagCTGAGCTTGAGTAAAGAGAAGTTTTttgtatgtaaaataaaattgacaCATTCAAGACCATCAAGTCTTTGGTGTTGTGTTTAAGGAGCGACGCCTTGGCTCACTGTAATATTTcatgaaattttattttattttattacattttattgcagTCTAATTTGTTTGCTGTCTGGTTTCTGTGACCcggttaaaaaataacaaacttcACCAATAATTGTAAAATACTCCTGTGTAGTGAGCAGAAATGAAATGGTGATCACACTGCTACTAGAAAGTGAAAAAGGATTTAATCAGCTTGTATCCTCAGTTTTTGTACCGCCtgatttaaaactaaaagaaaaaaggaaatgatggCATCCTTCAAGCATTCACCCTGCTGCAATCCTCTGATTTTTTACTAACCCATGATGGTCTTTCCATTTCCAGGTGTAAAAATATGGCACTTCATTTGAAAGAGAAAGTTTGTGAGGAACAAAACATTAGTTCTCCTATTTGGACTTTGGTTTCTTCAGACAGATTTATAACAGAAATGAATTCCTGTATGTTAGTGATTGTCTTTCTCAGGctgaaaacaagacatttaaagtaaaatttaaatCGACAACAAAAAATTCTAATTACTGGATCTCTTTTGTTTAATTGCTGTTAAAACTGCGCACTTCCTGTTTCAGAAACCTGCCAAAAGCATCATCATAATTCACGACTTAGAAttgcaataaaaatacaaatattttttaagtggATTTTTTTACCCCCTCTTTCTGGTACTTAATCAATGTAAACAAGGATTTTCTgggaaaaatcaaagaaaaacaattgcTTACCCCCAAATTTCTCCAACATGGActggacttcatttctaaatgagtaaaaagaagaagaaagaaatctttgtcaaaaacaacgaacaaacagtaaaaacatCCAGTTTAGATGTaaggctgcacaattaatcgcatttgcaatataatctcCAAttatttccaaatcgcagaagGATCAGAAACGTCCTTTagtgtcagtaatatgtttaaagtgggtttgcctccacatggaagggaagagagttgcagcagtgagataatctaattttattacttgttttagagtttatataatcatactttttaccagaaactttcaggaatctcaccacagcattaagttctggtcaatcagtttaatacatagacttgtttgtttgttgcactttgcgatcaacaaggattgatgtccaaatcaattaaaagctgttctcttgaataatattctgattaataaaaagattaaaagttcttgttttaaatagtacttgtttacaaacatctttatctagaggccattgttgtcgcttgtggttaatgcagagaaaagtcagaatcaaatcgcaattttggttgaaatatattgtagtcaGAACACCTacgatcatttctgctctgagttcaGATGCATAGCGacgaaacagattgatttgttgtttgtatatgtttaaaaagacatgataaattaaactggaaaaaattaatagcattaaatcacaatattaagataacaaaatcgcaattagattattttccaaaatcgttcagccctagttagATGCTGGAACCTCTACTGAActgattcaattaaattatgaCCCTAATGCACTGCTCAAAGAAATTAATTCGGAAAACAATGCTGGCTGGTCCAATTTGGTGAAATGTCTTTGCAGCAACACAAAATGGGACTCAGTAGTTTCTACTGGTAGAATTGGACTTCTGTAGGTCCAGGCATCTCCTCATGCTACCGGTAATGACCCTCTTCAGATGCAAAACTACTAAACAATTAATTTGATTATAAGGGAAACATCAGACACTGACCAAATCAATGACGTTAATCTCACTTCATGactaaaaagtgtttctttagtttttttaagcAGGGTAATATTGCTCTTAAATATTTGCTCTGTTGTTTAACAACTGTCACCAAATATCTTTAAACTGATTTGACATTTATGTTTATAATTTTTACATGCTTTGTTACTCTTGTGTAGGTGAATAATGAAGAGATATAATACCCCACAGCACATGGTGTCGCTTCCTCGTCGAAATCGGGTGCAGGCCTCTTCTTTGTCAGCTTGTCCACAATTGGAGTTTCATCTTCAAACAAACAGTAAGAAGTGTTAAACATTCTGGTTAGTCTGAACCTGTAGTGTTGCCAGGTCCACTTATTAAaagcaactttgggcttgtttttctctaaagtcacttACAAATCTCGGGGGCTGCCATTTTTTAGGCTTGCTTTGGAACATtaagttgcttatttgggcctGGCTTCCAGGTGAAAACCCCTTTATCTCCAACTTTTAtggttaaactgtttaaaataattgtgCTGATGCTTATGTACAATGTCATAGTAAACACATGTGTAGGGTTTCCAGTCAGCCTCTGTATTACAGTGTAGTGGGTTGCCTGTTTGGCTCGTTTTTATAGAGCTGGTTGCTGGTTTCTCTAGccagatctggcaacactggccacagcttaaaaaaaagtctgcttcTCTCCCCTTTTGACATCTCACTTGGAAATGCGTAAAACAATATTACAATGGCTATTTCAGGACCAAAAGAAACCATTTAGACCACTTCTCCATCTATTCAATTTCTTCAAACTATTCATGCAATTTCCAACATACCCTGAAACTAAACGGAAACCagaaatctcagattttatatatatatatatatatatatatatatatatatatatatatatatatatatatatatattcaatttaCTCTTTTCAGAGTTAGCAAAtagttaagttaaaaaaatatccttTTAGCTCCACCACAGCTGCATCAGAAATCATTGCTCAGCTAACGTCAGCTAGCTTACCTTCCCTGACGTCATCCTCTGAACCGCTTAGCTcctttttttcatgttctggGGAAAAATCAAAAACCTTTTTCTCCGTTTTGTCCTCTAACAGCTTTTTCTTGCTCTGTTTTCTTGCTGTTGCCATTTTAAAAAATTCTaagtgataaaaaacaaaaatgctaacGTTAGCTTCTGCTGGTgaatcacacacaaaaaaacgaCTCAACCTTTTGTTAAGAGTTTCGCGGGACTCAGAATGGTAAAATTGAGAGAAACGGGATTTTATACTGGCTTCGGGTTTTTGTTTCTGATCGAAAAGACTTAAATAAACAAGCAAAATAATCTACATTTAGTTAAGATAACTAGCTTCAACGTCGTCGACTTCCCGCCACAACCGGGGCCTGCCGCGGGAGCGCGCATCAGTGACTGAACGGGAAAGCGCCTGGGAATCGTTGGCGCTGAATGTTTtctgtccagcagggggcgctcgTTCCTCCCCTTACtggacttttgcccaatttcttatatttttcctatagttttttttatatctgaaaaTTGTACAGGGCCATATTGTGTTAAAGCCAGGTAGAGACCCTTTCCGGGGAACAATAAAACTCTGTTTCCTGTTTCTAATTAAACGCTTCTGTAGTTGGAGGAGAAAGGGTAATGGGTTTATGATACACAGTAGCAACTCTAATATATCTAATGAAACAGAGAAAATCCAGTTATTCTGTTTAATTGCTATTTGgtgatggacggatggatgattTGGAGAAATTACAAAAGTTCTACATATGTAGCAGCCTATTCAAGAAAGTTTGTGACATTAATTACACAATACACAAGGAGCAATAAGTcctatttcaccactaggtggtgcttgagcgCTATCTACTgagtagaccaaaacaaaatctgGCGCCTC
This genomic stretch from Fundulus heteroclitus isolate FHET01 chromosome 2, MU-UCD_Fhet_4.1, whole genome shotgun sequence harbors:
- the sycp3 gene encoding synaptonemal complex protein 3; its protein translation is MATARKQSKKKLLEDKTEKKVFDFSPEHEKKELSGSEDDVREDETPIVDKLTKKRPAPDFDEEATPCAVGNEVQSMLEKFGADISKVMQAKKKRLECLTKNYMKGSQHKLEQLWTNYHGQRKKMTQQYHQQVSSALQQWEVEAQRAEEQEEKFNNLFRQQLKILQQARVVQNQKLKAVRELYEQFLKNMEDMEKNHEMFLQGTQQELRKEMATLQKKILMDTQQQEMATVRKSLQSMLF